From Antechinus flavipes isolate AdamAnt ecotype Samford, QLD, Australia chromosome 1, AdamAnt_v2, whole genome shotgun sequence:
GCCACGAGAAGGACCGGAGGCCCAGGAACTTGACCTGCGGCCACGTGATTTGCCTGGGCTGTGTAACGGCCCTGGTGCAAGCCCGGACCCGCACCCTCGAGTGTCCCTTCTGCAGGAAAACGGGCAAGAGCTCCGAGACCAGTGACTGCTTACCGCTGCTGCAGTTCCTCGAGCTCCTGGGCCCCGTGCTCCGCGCACCCCCATCCTCAGAGGCGGGGGCAACTAGGGCACCTGAGGATCCGGCGGTCAAGTGGGTCCCCGGGGTTCTGATATGTAGTCACTCTTTTGGGGGTTGGGGGACCCTTATCAACCCCACTGCGATGGCCTTGTGTCCGAGGTCCGAGAGGGTGGTTATAGTGCATGACGGCAGGAAGCGAGTGAAGGTATTTGACTCAGATGGAATATGTGTCCATCAGTTTGGAGAAAAGGGGGAGGCCGCCCAGGAAGTCCGGTATCCGCTGGGTGTTACCGTTACCTCTGACGGCCATGTGGTCATCACCGATGCTGGGGACCGCTCAGTGAAAATATTTGATCTTTCAGGGCAGAATAAGCTGGTCATTGGAAATCGCTTTTCTTTGCCCTGGGGTGTGCAGACCACCCCACAGAAAGAAATTATGGTGTCTGATGCAGGGGCGGGGTCGCTTCACCTTTTGGTGGTTGACTTTCAGAAAGGGGAGCTCAGGAGGGCCGAAAGGCTCCTGGCTCATCTCTGCAACCCCAGAGCCCTAGCTGTGTCTCGGATCACTGGGGCCATCGCGGTAACAGAACACCTGCTAGCTCAGAGGCCCTGCTCTGCCAGCACCAGAGTGAAGGTGTTTAGCGCTGGCTTGCAGCTCTTGGGCCAGGTGGATACTTTCGGCCTGAGCCTCTTCATCCCCTCCAAAATAGAAGCCACTGCTGTGACCTTTGACCACCAGGGAAATATCATTGTTGCTGATACAACTACCCAAGCTATAGTGTGTTTAGGGAAACCTGAGGAGTTTCCAGTCTTGAAACCTATCATTACCCAAGGGCTTTCTTACCCTGTGGCATTGACTTACACAGAAGATAATTCCCTTCTTGTCCTAGACAGTGGAGTCCATGCCGTAAAAGTCTATAAAGCTGGCTGCTCACTCTAACAGATAAATGTACCTGTGCGTATGTATACCATACtcttatttaaaaatcttatttatttcagTTGGATTTCATAAAGAAAGACTTTAGGGATTATCCAGTGATAGAAAGAGGAGCTTGTGATCTCATCAAagcaatgttttttttctcttgatgatcattttcatcatttttttttttctgaggcaattgagtttaagtgcccagagtcacacagctaggaagtgttaagtgtctgagatcacatttgaactcaagtccttctgacatcagttctggtgctctatccattgcaccacctagctgccctattttCATCAATTCTTGATGAAATTActattttccttgtttctttgagcaagaaaaaacaaaaggcttatttcaaaaaggaagaaatttttgcATTGCACAATATAGTTAACAAATAAGTACTAATTGGTTAGCTGGTGGAAAAGGTCTGAGCTGGACTCCCAAATTTTCAAATATTGTAGTACTGTATGAGTGTTAGTAGCCCTAAATACCTGTATTATGGTAAGATCATTGCAGTGTACTATAGTGTGTAACCTTAATTCACTATGTCATTATGTTTGAGGCAATTAGGGGCTCAATGAAGAGTGTTgaagttggaatcaggaagtcctgaatttaaatccagcttcagatttAACACTAGGCAAGTAACTTTGCCTTTGCCTGTCTtggttttctaatctgtaaaatggtagcagcacttacttcccagggattgtaataaaaataaaattaaatatgctgAAATCCCTTTGTAAATCTATAAATGCTAGTggcttttatcattattattattattatagaactATTAAAGGCATAAAATAGCATATTGATCTAggacttttgttgttcagttttaaattgtgtccaactcttttgtgatctcatttggcgTTTCCTTGttaaagatactaaagtgatttgccatttctttctccagttcattttataaatgaggaaactgaggaaaatagttttaagtgatttgcccaaggttatacaactagcaagtatctgaagccagatttgaacttaggaagaggtGTCAGAGGTGTCTTTTCCTCACTTCAGGACCCACATCCTATCCACCCATTTACCCCTAATTGGcacttaaagctttttttttttttttaaagcacttgctCTACAGTAACTCTGTAATTCAATGGGTCATAATCTTTTCTTGGATCATAAATACACAAGACTTTAAGAggtctggtgaagcctataggccccttctcaaaatgtttctaaatgcaaaatataagacacaggattacaaaagatatcaattctattgaaaaagagttataaaatattttaaacaagttCATAAATTccagtttaagaagccctgctataaattaaatattactatcctcatttttcaaCTGAAGAAAAAGCTACCCAGATCAAAATTTGCCATAGTAACATCTGTTAAATGTCAAAGCAAGCCAGGCCTTTTGGCATCAAGTCCAGAGCTCTCTCCACTACACCATGTTGCCTGATATCTTGCCTGATATAACCAAATGAAATATGTGATATCATGAAACAATTTATGGGGAGGTTTACTCTGTGCTATTTGAAACTTGTTCTATTTATTGCAAAATTCTCAAGAAGTTACACTGTCTAAAATCAGCATTTCACCCTGTtcgacacttaataaatgctcattgaattgacTCAAATATTGGGACTACTAATGTTGTAAGTATTTAACTGAAGCTTGTCTGTGAATGGGGTGGAAATTTCAAGTTTGTTTTCTTAACATGGGATTCACATGATTGTACAAAGAACTCCAGTGATCAGAAATGAAGGAATAACAACAGCAAGAAGACTCTTAAGAAATGTTCTCAGAAGAAGGAAGGATAAGTACTTGCTTTAGAAGGGGAAATTACCTTTTCTTCACAAGCAAGGATACTTATTTCAAGCAATTTCCAGTTTAGGAATGAGATGtctcaaattattatttattacttagGACAAGTTTTACCATAGAATCAATGGTCATATAATAGTCATGACTGGTCAGGCTAGCCCAGAAAGGTCTActtaattgaaaatatataattgtaataatattattttagttatatttaGTCACTATATATGGAAAATCTACATTTCACCTGTGAATGCTAGAAACAACACTCAGCCCCGTTAGTAACATCTGATGATAGAAGCTTCCTTTAGGTGAGATGAAGGAGGAAGTAAAGGACCAAGAGAAACCATTAATTTATTAACTTTCTATATCAGAATAAGAGATAACATCTCTCAATCTATCTAGCATCTGCAGTTGCAGTTGTTCTGGACATGAGAACAGAGGAGGGTTGGGAAGCATAAAGGCTCCTAAGTTCATCAACCTTGCTGCTCACTTCTAACTATGGATTGTATGTGAGTCATAATAAAAAGTGGATTGACTTTAGAGATTTAGAGAGTGGAttaatcttagagagttgactGAAGCACTGagaggatcacacagccaagatgggtcagagatgggattgaactcaagacttcttggctttgaggccagatttcaatctTCTATAccatgttttcctagtttatagGTTGAGTGTTTATAGTTTAGGAACTGTCTTTGAATTCCACATCAAAacctttttcttcaaaaacaatttaattcTAATAGTCATTGTAAGGAAAAATGTTGCACATGAGGATCAGTAAAGAAAATGGATAGATTCTAGTGATTTTTTTATTAATCATAAATAGTATCATCTTTGACTAGAAAGAtcatttgtgtatatttgtgtttacatgtaaacattttttaaagagaaaagtggGGATTGTATGCCATGAAAAGTAGAAGGTTCTTAGAATAGAACATAAATAAACAGGTGGGCATTGAAATATAGAGGGCTCAAACATCTTAAATGATTGTAGATTTTGAACATTTGTTACATTTACATTTGGGTAGCTTTCTCATTCCTCAGGCAATATAAAAACTacttagcaagaataattagtgaAATTAGAAAGATGCCAGATGCCAAACTTCTTCTACCATCCCTCAGCCTCAAACTAGCTAATCTCCTTGCTAGACAGAGCTTCTCAATATCATGAGATCTTTATTTCCCTTCCATAGACACTTTTCCATAGGCCTTCCCTCCCATAGGTTGGGATCATGTCTCCTCCCAATATGGGACCAGCCAGTGTCAAGAGTGCCCTACCATCCACCAAGGGAGGCTAATTTGAGAGCACATTTAGTGATGGGAGCATTCCCAGTTACCAAAATGCTATGGTATCATGGCTTTGAAGATTATATTAGGAGTTCTCTGTTGAGTGTTTGATATGTCACTAATTACTGTCATTCCAAAACAAGTTGGCAGGGTTCAGGTTAGGAAATCACAGACTCATATAGTTAGGGCAGAAAGGAACCTTAGGCTTGAAGGCACACTTAAGCAGCTAATGAATGATGC
This genomic window contains:
- the NHLRC1 gene encoding E3 ubiquitin-protein ligase NHLRC1, coding for MTHWRCSATHQRAADSSKCGPAGSWAASDVADPVTFQRSVSDCVGTTSRRLAQGGRDRERRGEGRKALLSLSMSAEASEREPALRTLVREAEISLLECKVCFEKFSHEKDRRPRNLTCGHVICLGCVTALVQARTRTLECPFCRKTGKSSETSDCLPLLQFLELLGPVLRAPPSSEAGATRAPEDPAVKWVPGVLICSHSFGGWGTLINPTAMALCPRSERVVIVHDGRKRVKVFDSDGICVHQFGEKGEAAQEVRYPLGVTVTSDGHVVITDAGDRSVKIFDLSGQNKLVIGNRFSLPWGVQTTPQKEIMVSDAGAGSLHLLVVDFQKGELRRAERLLAHLCNPRALAVSRITGAIAVTEHLLAQRPCSASTRVKVFSAGLQLLGQVDTFGLSLFIPSKIEATAVTFDHQGNIIVADTTTQAIVCLGKPEEFPVLKPIITQGLSYPVALTYTEDNSLLVLDSGVHAVKVYKAGCSL